The following proteins come from a genomic window of Lachnoclostridium phytofermentans ISDg:
- a CDS encoding YesL family protein gives MTEWLSSDGKIITTMTKIGHIVMLNVLFILCCLPIITIGSSITSFYYAMVKSVRKERSYPAKEFFRSFKRTLLPGGFITIIAIMIGALFYMNREFVAKGENTSSLTIIIIYDAFILLLLGFLTYVFPVLSRFQLKLSGIFKMTLLMEFRHLPYTILLITGTIFCGFLLWVLPLPFWLILPGGWCYLSTFLLERILKVYTPKPQEGEDAWYYE, from the coding sequence ATGACAGAATGGTTAAGTTCTGATGGAAAAATTATTACAACGATGACGAAGATTGGACATATCGTTATGTTGAATGTATTGTTTATTTTATGCTGCCTTCCCATTATAACAATCGGTAGCTCTATTACATCATTCTATTATGCGATGGTGAAATCTGTTCGAAAAGAAAGAAGTTATCCAGCGAAAGAGTTCTTTAGGTCCTTTAAAAGAACATTATTACCAGGTGGTTTCATAACAATCATCGCAATTATGATTGGAGCTTTATTTTATATGAATAGAGAGTTTGTTGCAAAAGGGGAGAATACAAGTTCCCTTACGATCATCATTATTTATGATGCATTCATTCTCTTGTTGTTAGGATTTTTAACCTACGTCTTCCCGGTCCTGTCTAGGTTTCAATTGAAATTAAGTGGAATATTTAAGATGACCTTATTGATGGAATTTAGACATTTACCATATACCATTCTTTTGATTACAGGAACGATATTTTGTGGCTTTCTACTATGGGTGCTACCATTACCATTTTGGCTTATACTCCCTGGAGGATGGTGCTATTTATCCACGTTTCTACTAGAGCGTATCTTAAAGGTTTATACGCCTAAGCCACAGGAAGGGGAGGATGCTTGG